A genomic region of Mesorhizobium sp. NZP2077 contains the following coding sequences:
- a CDS encoding transcriptional regulator GutM, translating to MAIWQWGLLLLVIVWALQSLGVWLQMRHYSDVFRGVTDQYKDGFVGAGNFRGRLAKGTIALVVVTPDLIVRRVMVMSGRSVFTKFKRHEEFEGVPLDRLRSNPAIMGEGEPGVAEAVKRAIEQIDKARSEPGKRPGLSGLNVARA from the coding sequence GGGGACTGCTTCTGCTGGTTATTGTGTGGGCCCTGCAGTCGCTCGGCGTCTGGCTGCAGATGCGGCACTATTCGGATGTCTTCCGGGGCGTCACCGACCAGTACAAGGACGGCTTTGTCGGAGCCGGCAATTTTCGCGGCCGGCTGGCCAAGGGCACCATCGCGCTCGTCGTGGTGACACCTGACCTGATCGTGCGCCGCGTGATGGTGATGAGCGGCCGGTCCGTTTTCACCAAGTTCAAAAGACATGAAGAATTCGAGGGTGTCCCCCTCGATCGACTCCGGTCCAACCCTGCGATCATGGGGGAGGGGGAACCCGGTGTGGCCGAGGCCGTGAAGCGGGCGATCGAACAGATCGACAAAGCACGGTCGGAGCCGGGGAAGAGGCCGGGTCTATCCGGTTTGAACGTAGCAAGGGCCTAA
- a CDS encoding PTS glucitol/sorbitol transporter subunit IIC, with amino-acid sequence MSVFSLLAQHADMAVHNLHVAGTMVSDAALHGKLAVEHASDHLVVLAQADSGPITVDQFKEKLKGVQQEEQLGWLTAIGKYFIGIFQKGGEVFAGFVTGIIPTLVVLMTAFYAVTELVGEERVHGLARGAGRIALTRYTLLPLLAVFFLTNPMAYTFGSFLEEKHKPAFYDAAVSYVHPPLGLFPHINPGEYFVWGGILVALLELEKKGVVVAGYHVKVAIWYAIVGLVVILLKGMLTERITMIMARRQGVEL; translated from the coding sequence ATGTCTGTATTTTCGTTGTTGGCGCAGCATGCCGACATGGCCGTGCACAATCTGCATGTCGCAGGTACCATGGTCTCGGATGCTGCTTTGCATGGCAAGCTCGCCGTCGAGCATGCTTCCGATCATCTCGTTGTCCTGGCGCAAGCGGACAGCGGACCGATCACCGTCGACCAATTCAAGGAAAAGCTGAAGGGCGTCCAGCAGGAAGAGCAGCTCGGCTGGCTGACCGCCATCGGCAAATACTTCATCGGTATCTTCCAGAAGGGCGGCGAAGTGTTCGCCGGCTTCGTCACCGGCATCATTCCGACGCTGGTGGTGCTGATGACCGCCTTCTACGCCGTCACCGAACTGGTCGGCGAAGAACGCGTCCACGGCCTGGCGCGCGGTGCCGGCCGTATTGCTCTGACCCGCTATACTCTGCTGCCGCTGCTGGCGGTGTTCTTCCTCACCAATCCGATGGCATACACGTTCGGATCATTCCTGGAAGAGAAGCACAAGCCGGCCTTCTATGACGCGGCCGTGTCCTACGTGCATCCGCCGCTTGGCCTGTTCCCGCACATCAATCCCGGCGAATATTTCGTCTGGGGCGGCATTCTCGTGGCTCTGCTTGAGCTTGAGAAGAAGGGCGTTGTCGTCGCCGGTTACCACGTCAAGGTGGCGATCTGGTACGCCATTGTCGGCCTCGTCGTCATCCTGCTCAAGGGCATGCTGACCGAGCGCATCACCATGATCATGGCACGCCGCCAGGGCGTCGAGCTGTAA
- a CDS encoding PTS glucitol/sorbitol transporter subunit IIB: MAKTYKAVKISRGNTGWGGPLVIEPTSQRDKVVSVTGGGIHPVAQLIADMTGATAVDGFKAPPVEGEMAVVVVDCGGTARCGVYPRKRIPTVNLTPVGQAGPLAQFITEDIYVSGVKPANVTMADGSEAVTTAGGAASMSSGNNTAAAAPQPLPSEGGLIGLISSIGRVMGRVVGIFFNSGRRTIDQVVRNVLPFMAFVTMLIGLILYTGIGDVLAQPMGPLANNIVGLLIISAICGLPFLSPILGPGAVIAQVIGVAIIGPQIANGTISPAMALPALFAYNTQVGCDFVPVGLALGEAKPKTIEIGVPAVLISRQIMGPISVLIAWVVSLIVF, encoded by the coding sequence ATGGCCAAGACATACAAAGCCGTAAAGATCTCCCGGGGCAACACAGGTTGGGGCGGTCCGCTCGTCATCGAGCCGACTAGCCAGCGCGACAAGGTTGTCTCCGTCACCGGCGGCGGCATCCATCCCGTGGCTCAGTTGATCGCCGACATGACCGGCGCCACCGCCGTCGACGGCTTCAAGGCGCCGCCGGTCGAAGGCGAGATGGCGGTCGTCGTTGTCGATTGCGGCGGCACCGCACGCTGCGGCGTCTATCCGCGCAAGCGCATCCCGACCGTCAATCTGACGCCGGTCGGCCAGGCTGGGCCGCTGGCCCAGTTCATCACCGAGGACATCTACGTTTCGGGCGTGAAGCCGGCCAACGTCACAATGGCGGACGGATCCGAGGCGGTCACCACTGCGGGGGGAGCAGCATCGATGAGTTCAGGCAATAACACTGCAGCCGCGGCACCACAGCCGCTGCCGAGCGAAGGCGGGCTTATCGGCCTGATCAGCTCGATCGGCCGCGTCATGGGTCGGGTGGTCGGCATCTTCTTCAATTCCGGCCGCCGAACGATCGACCAGGTCGTGCGCAACGTGCTGCCGTTCATGGCCTTCGTAACCATGCTCATCGGCCTGATCCTTTATACCGGCATCGGTGATGTGCTCGCCCAGCCGATGGGTCCGCTGGCCAACAACATCGTCGGCCTGCTGATCATCTCGGCCATTTGCGGCCTGCCGTTCCTGTCGCCCATCCTCGGGCCAGGCGCTGTTATCGCGCAGGTCATCGGCGTCGCCATCATCGGTCCGCAGATCGCCAACGGCACGATTTCGCCGGCGATGGCCCTGCCGGCGCTGTTTGCCTACAATACCCAGGTCGGCTGCGACTTCGTCCCCGTCGGCCTGGCGCTCGGTGAAGCCAAGCCCAAGACGATCGAAATCGGCGTGCCGGCGGTGCTCATCAGCCGTCAGATCATGGGTCCGATCTCGGTGCTGATCGCCTGGGTCGTCAGCCTGATCGTGTTCTAA
- a CDS encoding PTS glucitol/sorbitol transporter subunit IIA → MTVLLRTRVTAIGPEVADLAEGGVVILFADGSPPELAEVSVLHKTEHGPSDGAPAKGASITLGPVSAVITAVGSSAWSKVLEMGHVVISFNGATEAERPGEICASQVDAQALVAALKTGTIITIAA, encoded by the coding sequence ATGACGGTTCTGTTGAGAACACGGGTCACTGCCATCGGGCCCGAAGTGGCGGACCTTGCCGAAGGAGGCGTGGTCATCCTGTTTGCGGATGGCTCGCCGCCGGAGCTTGCCGAGGTTTCCGTGCTCCACAAGACGGAGCACGGACCAAGTGACGGAGCGCCCGCCAAGGGCGCTTCGATCACCCTCGGCCCGGTTTCAGCTGTTATAACGGCGGTGGGCTCCAGCGCCTGGAGCAAGGTGCTCGAAATGGGCCATGTCGTCATTTCGTTCAATGGCGCCACCGAGGCCGAAAGGCCGGGCGAAATCTGCGCGTCGCAAGTCGATGCACAAGCGCTCGTGGCCGCCCTCAAGACCGGCACGATCATAACCATCGCCGCCTGA